The sequence AGATGGTACAGTCGGCAATTTCATCAAGCACGTTCGTGAAATGCATCCCGTGTGCGATCGCCTCCTTCACCTGGCTTTCGCTCAGTTCGAGCGTGCGGTCTGTTCCACTTCGTAATTCGTCAATCCGCCACTGAGCGATATCGAAACCGGTGACACTGTATTTTTCACTGAATGCATGTGCCAGCGGCAGACCGACGTACCCTAAACCTATGACAGCTATCTTATCTTTGCTCATTGCTTACCCATTTTCATTTATGAAGTTCTTTCACCACAAACCACGGATTCAAAAGATCGGCTTTATTGTAGACAACCGGTACTTCCTCAGACATGTCAAGGGTGTATTGATACGTCATTTTTCCGCTTTCACGTACGATGGCATCCGCTGCTGCCGTATCCCACTCCATCGTCGGGGCGAGACGGGGGTAGATGTCGGCTTCACCCTCGGCGACCATGCAGAGCTTGAGCGAACTTCCCTTGGAGACCTGGTGGATCTCATTGGTCGTTCTGGCCAGCGCGACAATGAAGGCCTGCGTCTCCTCGGAAAGGTGTGACTTACTGGCAACGACATGCAAGGAAAGTTCCGGCGTCAAGTTTTGCTTGGTGGGGAGCTTTATGCCATTTTTGAAAGCACCCTCCCCCTGTTTCGCCTTGTACATGTCACCGAGGGCCGGGGCGTAGACGACACCGAGAACCGGTGTGTCCTTATGGATCAGCGCAATATTGACGGTGAACTCGTCGTTTTTCTTGATGAACTCCTTGGTTCCGTCAATGGGGTCGATGCACCAGTAGTACTCCCAGCTCTTGCGCTCGTCGTAGGGGACGGCTTTGTTCTCTTCCGAGAGCAGCGGGATCTCCGGGTAGAACTCGCCGAGCGCCCGGCAGATAATCTCGTTGGAAAGCGTATCGGCTTCGGTCAGTGGGGATTTGTCGTCCTTGTATTCGATGATAAAATCTCGCTCGTATATTTCCATGATGGCCTTACCCGCTTTCTCGGCAATGGCGACAACGGTCTCAAGATCAATCTTCTCAAGCATGCAGGTATCCTTTGGTTTGCAAGTAATCAATGACCTGCTGCGCAGCGTCATCGATGGGGACATTGTCATTTCTGACATGGACTTCCGGAGCTTCCGGAGCCTCGTAGGGCGAATCGATCCCCGTAAAGTTGGGGATCTCTCCGGCGCGCGCCTTCTTGT is a genomic window of Sulfurimonas sp. HSL1-2 containing:
- the cysQ gene encoding 3'(2'),5'-bisphosphate nucleotidase CysQ, whose protein sequence is MLEKIDLETVVAIAEKAGKAIMEIYERDFIIEYKDDKSPLTEADTLSNEIICRALGEFYPEIPLLSEENKAVPYDERKSWEYYWCIDPIDGTKEFIKKNDEFTVNIALIHKDTPVLGVVYAPALGDMYKAKQGEGAFKNGIKLPTKQNLTPELSLHVVASKSHLSEETQAFIVALARTTNEIHQVSKGSSLKLCMVAEGEADIYPRLAPTMEWDTAAADAIVRESGKMTYQYTLDMSEEVPVVYNKADLLNPWFVVKELHK